Genomic window (Streptomyces sp. SLBN-31):
CGTGGACCGGGCCAAGGGCTTCTACGTGGAGCGGCTCGGCTGGCGCCTCGACGCCGACTTCCCGATCGACGACGGTTACCGGATCGTGCAGGTGACCCCGCCGGGCTCCGAGTGCTCGATCATCTTCGGTGAGGGCCTCACCCAGCAGGAGGCGGGCACACTCCACGGTCTCCAGCTGACCGTGACGGACATCCTCAAGGCCCAGGAGGAGCTGGCCTCCCGCGGTGTGGAGGTGTCCGGTCCGTTCCGTGACGAGACCGGGGCCTTCCATCACGCCGGCGACACCCGCCGGGTGCCCGGCGTGCACCCCGAGCGGGCCAGCTACGGCACCTTCGCCGCCTTCAAGGACCTCGACGGCAACGAGTGGTTCCTGCAGGAGGTCACCGAGCGCGCCCCGGGCCGCTGACACCCGTCGCGCCCCAGCCGACCGCGCCGGCCGTGCCGACCGCGCCGGCCGTGGCCCCGCCGTCCAGGGCGAACCTGAAGGCGGCCTCGTCCGGGCCGCCGGGTGCCGCGGACAGAATCACGATCTTCAGCTCGGAGTCGCCGTCGGTCAGGACGTCGCAGTCCACCTCCACGGCACCGGCCACGGGATGCTCGACCCGCTTGCGGTCCTCGCGGTGGGCGGCCACCGTGCCGTTCGCCCACAACCGGGCGAACGTCTCGTTGCCGTCGATGAGCAGGCGGATCAGCTCGGCCAGCCGGGCGTCGTGCGGGAAGCGGCCGGCCGCGCGGCGCAGGTCGGACACGACCGCCAGGTCGGAGGTGTGGCCGTCGCGTACGAGCACCGGCCACAGCGCGATCCGGACGGGGTCGGGGCCGACCGGGAACCGCTCCAGCGCGAAGTTGCGCAGCCCGGGCGGCGCGAGTGACGGGTCGCCGAGCAGCGCCGCCCATCCGGCGTTCCACCGCAGCATCTGCCAGTCGGCCGCGAACACGGCCACCGCGACATCTCCGAGCCGGTCCAGCACGCGCCGGACCCCGGGCGGGATCGTGTCGGGGACGACGCCGGCGTCCGGAGGAGCCAGTCCCGCCAGACGGTGCAGGTGGTCGCGCTCGGCGGACGTCAGCTGCAACGCGTTCGCCAGGGACGCGACCACCTGTGCGGAGGGCGTGGTCGCCCTCCCCTGCTCCAGCCGCACCACGTAGTCGACCGATACACCGGCGCGTTCGGCGAGTTCCTCGCGGCGCAGTCCCGCCGCACGGCGTCCGGGCCCGGAGGGCAGCCCCACCGAGGACGGCGACAGCCGCTCCCGCCAGGCGCGGATCGTCGTACCCAGTCCGACACCGTCTCTCGCCGTCATGCGATCCATCCTGCCCCGACGCCCTCCACGCGGTCCTGGTACTGCCTTTCCTACGGTCGAAGTCTCCCTGGCGCGGCGTGCGTCGACCACTGAACGATCGGGGCATGACCACCACCTTCATCACCGGCGCCAACAAGGGGCTCGGCCACGAGACCGCACGCCGTCTCGTCGCACTCGGCCACACCGTGATCCTGGGCGCCCGCGATCCGGGGCGCGGGGCCGCTGCCGCCGACGCGCTGGGCGCGCGGTTCGTCCGCATCGACGTCACCGACGACGCCTCCGTCGCGGCCGCCGCCGCCGATGTCGCGGCACGCGAGGGCGTGGTCGACGTTTTGATCAACAACGCCGGCGTGCACGGCCCGTACGGCGACCCGGGTGAACTGACCGGCGCCGACGCGTGGAGCGTCTTCGACGTCAACGTCTTCGGCGTGATCCGGACGACCACCGCATTCCTTCCGCTGCTGCGCCGGTCCTCCGATCCGGTCGTCGTGAACGTCAGCAGCGGAATGGGTTCGCTCGCCATCACGCACGACCCGTCGAGAATCGAGTCCTCGGTGATCGCGCCCCTCTACACGGCCTCCAAAGCGGCCCAGACGATGCTGACCACTCAATACGCAAAGGCGTTCAAGGACATTCGCGTCAACGCCGCCGACCCCGGTTACACGGCGACCGACCTCAATGGCCACTCCGGTCCCCAGACCGTCACCGAGGGCACCGACGCGATCGTCCGCCTCGCCACCGAAAAACCCGGTGCCGGCACCGGACGTTTCATCGACCGCGACGGCCCTGTCGGCCGGTCCTGAAATCCGTGGGCGAAAGGCCTCCGGCCGCGACCGGAGTTGGCGCCGGGGCCGATTGTCAGTGCCGCGTCCTACTCTCGCAATATGACCTACAGCGTCTGGCACAGGGGCCTCGGCATCACACTCGACCTGACCGAGGCCGATCTCGGGCATCCGGAATACCCTCGGCTGCTCGACGAGATCTACGGCAATTACCAACCGGATCTTCTCTACTGCCTGGGAGCCCACGAGGACGAGGGGTTCATCTGCCCGGGCTTCATGACCATCCGCAAGGTCGACGGCCGTCCGCACGCCATGCATGTGGCAAAAGGAGAACGCCCCGAGACGAAGGCCGAAAGCGATCTCCACAAGGCGCTGGGGGAATACACGGCGAAGGTCGCCGCGGGGGAGGGATTCCGCGTGACACGGCCGGAGGGGGACGGGCCCGAAAAGGGACGCGCGGATGTCACGGTCGAGGGCGCGGACAGCCATCGCCTCGCCTACGAAATCCAGCTCGCCGCGATAGCGGGCGGTTCCGTCGACGACCGAACCCGGAACGCGCGCCGGGCGGGGCTGACTCCGCTGTGGCTCGTCAACAACGAGAACGCGATACCGATCGACCGCGCCCCCTGGGCCCGGCTGAACGTGCAGAGCTGGCGTGACGTCACCGACCGGGCCGCCCTCCCGGTCCGCGGCGGCGTCAAGCACCTGCACATGTCCCGCTGCGACTGGGGCAACCCGGTGCCCTGCCCGCAGCAGGGCGCCGGCCGCTGCGGCGGCAGGCACGCGCTGTGGGAGCCGGTCCGGGGGCTGTACTACGACGACGTCATCCGGCGCACGGCGACGGGCGAACTGGTCTCGCTGTATCTGCCGCACCCGGCCGGCCGCCGCGGCTGGCACATGTGGGTCACCCCCACCGACAAGGATGAGTTCCTCGAAGGCCGGCCCGAGCCCGACCCGGGCGCGCCGGCGGCACGCCTGGCGGACGCGGCAGGCCGGACGGGGCGTTCCCGTGCCGGTGGAACGGAGGACGGTGTCCGGACCGAGCTGACCCGCGCGCGGGACGACGAACTGCCCATCGACGCCTCGCTGTGGCACACCGAACCCGGGCCGTCCGAGTTCTCCCGGCCCTTCGTCGTCGGCGAGTTCGTCATACCCGGGGACCTGGTGGCCGCCCGCCGCACCTTCACCCGGGCCCTGGAACACGCCGCGGACATCGCCGCGCATCTGCCCAGCGGCGCGGACATCGCGGCCGGCCGCGCCGAGATCACCGGCGGGCAGCGGGAGCGTCTGGCGGACGCGCGGGAGCGGTGCCGGCGCCTCGCCGAGGAGATGCACACCCACCCGTGGTGGGAGACGGTCGGCGACCGCCACGCCGCACGGGAGGCCCTGACGCACGCCGCGACCCACGACAGCCTCTCGTCCTGGACTTTCCGTCCAGGCTTTGGACCGTTAGTCTAGGCGGGTGACCGATGAAGAGACCCTTGATGCGGAGAGGGACGCGATCCTCGCCGCGCTGCGTCCTGTCGCCGACGGGATCGCGGCGACGTTCGGGCCGGTCTGTGAGGCGGTCCTGCACGACTACCGGCACCCGGAGAACTCGGTCGTCGCCGTCGCCGGCTCGGTGACAGGCCGGGCCGTGGGCGGCGCGATGAGCGAGATCGGCATGCGGGTCCTGGCCCGCGGCGACCAGGCCGAGGACGAGCTGAACTACGTCACCCGCACCCGGTCCGGCAAGCTGGTCAAGGCGTCCACCATGGTGCTGCGGGACTCCACGGGAGCGGTCTTCGGCGCCCTCTGCGTCAACGTCGACGTCACCGCGGTCGGGGAGGCCCACGCCTTGCTCGGCGCCCTCGCCGGACTCACCGACGCCGGCGAAACCCCTGTCACCACCTTCGGCAACGACCTCGACTCCGTCGTGGACACCATCCTCGACGCCCACCGGATCGGGCCGGACCGGCCCTGGGGCGGACTCGACCGCGCCCAGCGCCTCGACCTGTTCCGCGGCCTCGACGAACACGGCGTCTTCGCCGTGCGGCGTGCCGTCGAGCAGGTCGCCGCCCGGCTCGGCATCTCCCGTGCCTCCGCCTACAGCTACCTCTCCCAGGCCCGCGCGGCCACCGACCCGACCCCCGCTGGAGGACAGGCGTGACGACCACCACCCCGCCCGTGACCCTGGACGACGTCCGCGACGCCGCCGACCGGCTCAAGGGTGTCGCGCACCGCACCCCGGTGCTGCGTTCGCACACTCTGGACTCCCTCGTCGGCGCCGAGGTCTTCCTCAAGTGCGAGAACTTCCAGCGGGTGGGCGCCTTCAAGTTCCGCGGCGCCTACAACGCCGCCTCCCGGCTCACCCCCGAGCAACTGGCGAAGGGCATCGCCGCCTACTCCTCCGGCAACCACGCCCAGGCCGTCGCGCTGGCCGCCCGCGAACTGGGCAGCACTGCCGTCATCGTCATGCCCGAGGACGCCCCGACCTCCAAGCGGGAGGCCACCGAGGGCTACGGCGCCGAGATCGTCACGTACGACCGCTACACCGAGGATCGCGAGGCCGTCGCCCGAGCTCTCGCCGACGAGCGAGGACTCGCCCTCATCCCGCCCTACGAGCACCCGCACGTCATGGCCGGCCAGGGCACCGCCGCGCTCGAACTCCTCGAAGAAGTCGGCGAGTTGGACGAACTGCTCGTGCCCGTCGGCGGTGGCGGGCTGATCGCCGGGTCCGCCACGGCGGCCAAGGGACTGCACCCCGGGATCCGAGTCCTCGGCGTGGAGCCGGAGGCCGGGGACGACACCAAGCGGTCCCTGGAGGCGGGCGAGCGCGTCAGCGTCCCGGTGCCGCGCACCATCGCCGACGGACAGGCCCTGACCACGCCCGGCGAGCTGACCTTCTCCGTGAACCGCAGGCTGGTCGACAAAATCGCTCTGGTCTCGGACGACGAGATCCGCGCCGCGATGCGCTTCGCGTTCGAGCGGCTGAAGATCGTCGTCGAGCCGAGCGGGGCTACCCCGCTGGCCGCGCTGCTCGCCGGGCGCGCGGGTTCCCTGCCACGCCGGGTCGGTGTCATTGTCTCCGGCGGCAATGTGGACGCGGACCGTTTCGCCCGGCTGTGCGGCCGGGCGACGCAGTCATGACCAGAACTCGTCGACCCTGTCGAGGTTCTCGACGCACTCGTCGAGATCGGTCGCCTTGTCCCCGACGATCCGGAAGACGAGGCAGCCGTCCTCGTCCATGCGCTTGTCCCCGCGCTGTGCGCTGACGTGCTGCATCGCGACGGCATGGCCGCGTCCGTCCACCAGGACACCGCGCAGCTCGACCTCGAAGGTTCCGGCCGTCTCCTCGAAGAGCCGGCGGTAGTAGTCGAGGATCGCGTCGATCCCCTTGCAGTCGCCGGACAGCGGATGACTGCCGGGCACGTGGTGCGTGGCGTCGCTCGTCATCATCGAGCGCAGGGTGTCCATGTCGCCGCGTGAGAAGGCTTCGTAGCCCTTGCGGACGAGTTGTGCGTGGGGATGCTCAGCCACGGTGATCGCCACCTTTCCGGTCGTTCGGCGATTGCGGCCTCACGCGTCATTCTGCGCTCACCCGAATGGCGGTGTCGACCGGACGGGCGGACGATGGTGACGTGGACGGGGCTCGCAATGGAGGGAGCCGTCATGATCGAGATCAAGGCCGTCGAGAAGCCGGACGAACGGCGTGACTTCCCGCGTGGACACCTGGAAGCGGTCCATCTGACCGGGCTCGACTTCGCCGTGGGGACGTTCGAGCCGGGCTGGCGCTGGACGGAGTCCGTGGGGCCCATCGCCGGGACGAAGAGCTGCGAGGTCCATCACAACGGCTACTGCGTCCAGGGACGCATGCGGGTGCGCATGGACGACGGCGCCGAGCAGGAGGTCGGGCCGGGCGACGTGTTCGTGCTTCCGCCGGGACACGACGCCTGGGTGGTCGGCGAGGAACCGTGCGTGGTCTACGACTTCGCCGGCCAGATGGCGACGGACTACGCGAAGGCCAAGGAGTAGCGGTCACACCGGCAGCAGCCGGGCGATCAACGCGCCGAGCTGGCGGGCGTTGCGGCACTCGTGCATCTCCACCAGCTCGGCGTACTCCGGTGCCGCGGAGTCGCCGGTGCCCCACTGCGGGCGCGGCTCGGGGTTCAACCAGTAGACCCGGCGGGCCCGTTCGGCGACCTGCCGGACCGCGGCCAGGTTCGGGTCGCTCATGTTCGTCCGGGCGTCACCGAGCACGAACAGCGTCGTACGAGGGCCGACCGCGTCACCGTAGCGCTCGGCGAACTCGCCCAGGGCGACGCCGTAGTCGCTGCTGCCGTGCCAGCCCGTAAGGGTGGCCTCCGCGCGGATCCGGGCGCCGAGCCCCTCCGGATCGGCCGTGCCGTGTTCCAGCAGACCGGTGACCTCGTCGATGCGATTGACGAAGGCGAACACCCGCACCTTGCTGAACTGGTCGTGCAGGGCCTGCACCAGCAGCATCGTGAAGTCCGAGAACCCGGACACCGAGCCCGACACATCACACAGCAGCACCAGTTCCGGGCGGAAGGGACGGCGCCGGCGCAGCACCGGCTTCATCGGCACCCCCCCCGTCGACAGCGAGCCGCGCAGGGTCCGCCGCAGGTCGATGCTGCCGCGGGCGGCACGGCGCCGGCGCGCCGCGAGCCGGGTGGCGAGCTTGCGGGCGAGCGGCTGAACCGTCCTGCGCAACTCGGCCAGTTGGAGCTTGCCCGCGTAGAGGAAGTCGACGCGGTCGGGCGTCGTGGCGACCGCGCGCCGGGCCAGCTCGTCCCGGTCGCGCCGCTCGGCCACCCGGCGCCGCGCCTCCACGGCCACCATTGAACGGAACACCTCGATACGCCGCCGGAGCTCGTCCTCCAGCAGCCGGTCCGTGAACCCCGACGCGCCGTCCCGGGCCCGTACGCTCTCGCGGACGCGGGCCAGCAGCGTCTGCGGCCGCAGCCGCTCCAGCGCCTGGTACGACGACCACCCCTGCGCCTCGGGCGAGTTGCCGTAACCGCCGAAGCCGTCGACCGCCTCCGCCGCCAACTGCCCCAGCAGCGCCCGGTCGTCGGCGGCGAGGGCCGCCGCGAGCCGGTCGCGCAGGTCCTCCCGGCCGGCCGGCTCGGCCTCGGGCGCACCGATGCCGCGCGGGAAGTACAGGTCGAAGACCGGGTCGAACACCGGCCGTTGGGCCGGGCCGTGCAGCAGCGTCGCGGCGAGCCCCTCGCGCAGCAGTTCGCGGTCCGTGAGCCCCAGCGCCGCCATCGCCTGCGCCGCGTCCACGGTCTCACCGGTGCCGATCCGCATGCCGTGCGCGCGCAGCGCGCCGACCAGCGAGGTCAGCCGCTCGGCGACGCCGGGCGCGGTCACACCGCGTCCAGGTCGAGCTTGGCCGTCGCCTTCAGGACGTCGTCGTGGTGCTTGAGGAGCACGCCCAGGCTGTCGCGTACGACGGTCTCGTCCAGGGTGTCCGCGCCGAGCGCGAGAAGGGTGCGCGCCCAGTCGATCGTCTCGGCGACCGAAGGGACCTTGCGCAGATCCATCGCCCGCAGCGCACCGACCACCCGGACCACGGATGTGGCCAGCGCCTCGTCCAGGTCCGGCACCTTCAGCCGTACGATCCGGCGCTCCAGCTCCTCGTCCGGGAAGCCGATGTGGAGGAAGAGGCAGCGGCGGCGCAGGGCCTCGGACAGCTCGCGGCTGGCGTTGGAGGTGAGGACGACGAAAGGGCGCCGGGTCGCGGCGATCGTGCCGAGCTCGGGGACGGTCACCTGGAAGTCGCTGAGCACCTCCAGCAACAAACCCTCCACCTCGACGTCCGCCTTGTCGGTCTCGTCGATCAGCAGCACCTTGGGGTCGTCGCCGCGGATGGCCGTCAGCAGCGGACGCGTCAGCAGGAACTCCTCGCTGAAGATGTCCGTGCGCGCCTCGTCCCACGTCTCGTCGCGGCCGGCGCTGATGCGCAGCAGCTGCTTGGCGTGGTTCCACTCGTACAGCGCGCGCGACTCGTCGACGCCCTCGTAGCACTGCAGCCGGACCAGCCGGGCGCCCGCCACTTCGGCTACGGCCTTGGCGAGCTCGGTCTTGCCGACGCCGGCGGGGCCCTCCACCAGCAGGGGCTTGCCCAGCCGGTCGGCGAGGAAGACGGTCGTGGCGACCGCGGGCGAGGCGAGGTAGCCGGTGGCGGCGAGACGTGCGGAGACGTCGTCGACGGACGTGAACAACGGGGCCTCCTGGTGGGTGGCGATGCCAGGCCTACTATCTAAGCGCTTGTTCAGCGCTTCTGTCACGGGGTATCCGCTGCTCCGCCAGGTAGACCGATCGGTTTCCTGGGGGGCGGTGGCGGAGGTAACCTCGCGGTATGGCCACTACAGAGAAGGCGTCCGCCACGGAAAAGGCGTCCACCAAGGACCGGCTGCTCGACGCGGCCGCCGAGCTGTTCTACCGCGACGGCGTCTCCATCGGCGTGGAGGCGCTGTGCAGGACGGCCGGTGTCTCGAAGCGGTCGATGTACCAGCTGTTCGAGAGCAAGGACGAGGTCCTCGCAGCGAGCCTGGAGCGCCGCGCCCCCGGATACTCCGCGCAGCTCATGCCCGGCCCCGAGGACGCCGGCACCCCGCGCGAACGCATCCTGTACGTCTTCGAGCAGGTGGAGAAGGCCTCGGTCCGCCCCGAGTACCAGGGCTGCCCCTTCCTGGCCGCGCTCGTCGAGCTGAAGGACCCCGAGCACCCGGCGAGCCGCGTGGCCCGCGCCGCCAAGCAGTGGCTGCAGGACGCCTTCCGCATCCAGGCGGAGCTCGGCGGCGCGCACGACCCGGAATTCCTCGCCCGCCAGCTGATGCTGGTCTTCGACGGGGCCAGTGCCCGCGCCGGCGCCCGCATCGAGACGCTGGACGGCCTGGCCACCGCGACCGTGAGGACGCTGCTGGACGCGGCGGGCGTCCTGGAGTGAGCCGGGCCGATTGTCAGTGGCGGCCGGTACGTTGCGGGCATGGGGATCTACCTGGTGAGTGTCGACGCGGGGGAATGGTTCGCCGACGACGAGGAGGGCGGCAAGGGGGCGGTCGCGGCCGGGCTCGGCGCGGAGTTGAAGCGGCGCGGCCTGCCGCCGTACGAGCCCGCTCCCGGGAGGGGTGCGGCCTCGTGGTTCGAGGAGAAGCTCAGCCCGCCCATGACCGGGTTCGCCGAGGTGTGCCGAGCGCACCTGACGCCCCAGGAGCAACGCGTGCTCGGCGACTGGTCGGTGCTGGTTCCGGTGTCGCTCGACGAGGCGACAGAGCTGCCGATCGGCTCCGCCTACACGGACACGACGCTGATAGCCGGGGCCCCGCAGGTGCTGGCCCTCGCGGAACGTCTGGCCGCGGTGATCGGCCTGCCGGCCGAGGTGCCGGACGCGTCCGAGAACCTCGCCCTGACGTTCTGGTTCCTCGAAGGGGAGGCCGAGGAACTGGCCGCCACCCGTCCCGGGCTGTGGAGCGAGGACCTGGACACGGCCTTCTACGTCGCCCTGTACCTGCGGGCCGCCCAGTTCTCACTGCGGTACGGCTGTCCCATGACCTACTGCTGACGGAACACGCGCCGAGGGAAGAGGACGTCACGGCTCCGTGACGACGGTGACCGTACTGGTGCGGCGCGCCGGGTTTCCCTCACGCCCGCGCACCGGTACACCCGGTACATGGGGGACAGGCATGGGGGGCTCCGCCGCTGGCGGCGCCGGTACAGGGAAGTACTGGACGGGGCCGAGGCCGAGGCCAGGCCCAAAGGGCTGAGGGAACTGGTGCAGCCCGTCGACGAGGTGGCCTACAAGCTGTTCCGCGAGACCTACCCGGAACAACACCTGCATCTTCAGGTGGCCCTGGGCGCCGCGCAGCGTACCTTCGACCGCCGGACCCGTGTCTGCGTGCAGAACGCCCTGAGGTGCGTCGTACGGACGGTGCTGGAGGACCCTCGGCTCGCCGACAGGCCCGATCCGTACCTTGCCGCCTATCTCGACCAGGAGGTCGCCGAGATGCGCGGCTGGCTGCGGCAGGACAGCGTGACGGCCGTCAGCCGGGGACTGAACATCGGCCTGGCGATGGGTGCCGCCGCGGGCATGGCGCTGCTCGTCGCCCCGGTCCTGTGGGGCGTGCCGGTCCTGCGCGTCCTGGGCGTCACCCTCGACTGCGCCAACCGCTGGAGCCTGCTGGGCGCCTTCGTCGCCGGCGGCCTGGGCGCGCTCGGCGCCGTGCTCAGCGTCCTGGTCCGGCTGCGGCTCAGCGTCGAGCAACTGGCGTCCCGGCAGACCATCGGCAAGGAGCGCACCATCCCGCCGGGGCGGCAACTCGCCCGCAGTCTGCGGCACGAGGGCGTCTACCGGGTCTACGTCGGCTGGATCCTCGCCCTGGCGGTCTACTTCCTGCTCAGCGGGGGACTCGTCCCGGTCTTTGAACTGCCCGCCACGACCGCCCAGATCTGCCGGGCGGCACACCATGCGGGATCCGCCGCCAAGGGCACCGACTTCTGGGTCTTCTGGTGCGCGGTCGGATTCGTGTCCGGGTTCAACGAGCGCTGGGCCTTCGGCATCCTGGGCCGCGACGCCACGCACAGGAACACCAAGGCCGGTGCCTCTCAGGCGTCCGCGAGGGAGTCCGAGGACACCTGACCGTGCCCACTCAGGGCTTCGCCGTGGCGCCGCCCGCCCACTCCAGCCCGTCCGGTGTTCGAGGACGAGGCCCGTTCAGGGCCGAAGCGGGGGTCTGGGAGCCGCAGGCCCCCAGGACACGACGCCTGCGTGCGCTCAGCCGCGTGCCTCCGGCGGGCCGCTCACCAGAACCACCTCCAGGGTCCGCGGACCATGCACCCCCTCGACCCGGTCCAGCTCGATGTCACTGGTCGCCGACGGGCCGGAGATCCACGTCAACGGGCGGGTCGGATCGAGGCGTTCGAGGGCCTGCGGCACGGACGGGACGACCTGCTCCGGGACGCGTACGACGCAGATGTGGTGATCGGGGACGAGGGTGATGCGGCGACGGCCCTGGTCGGGGGAGCCGTCGAGCACGATCGTGCCTGTCTCGGCGATGGCGACCGCGCAACCGGTGACGACGCTGTCCAGCGCGTCCAGCTCGCCCGGACTGCTCTCGGCCCGGTCCGCAACCCGCTCGGCGTCCGTGCCGCCGAGCCACCCCGCGTCCAGGCCCGACGGGACCAGCACGCTGTTCGAGCCGCGTTCGCTCAGCAACCGGCCGATCACATCGGCCAGTTCGTCCATGGTGGTGCGGTGCACGACCGCCCGGTAGTCCGCCAGGTTATCCGCCAGCAGGTCCACCGTCTCCTCGATGCTCCGCCCGCCGTGCTCGCGCAGATAGTCCCGCTGGACGGCCTGCTCGTACGGCACGTCGTCCGACGGCACGTCCGCCAGTGCGCGCCGCACCCGGCCCAGAATCCTGTCCCTGCTGCTCACTTGGCACCGCCCTTTCCGCCGCCGGTGCGCTGCCACCAGTCCCGGAACGGTTCCGCCGGCACCGTCGGCAGGTCCCGGCTGCCGCTCCACGCCCTGCCGGGCCCCGGCAGCGTGCGTGGATGGAGCCGGCGGGTGCGCGAGACCACCCGCTGGCCGGTGCGCAGGACCCCGGGATGGCTGAAGGCCCAGCGCGCCGCCCGCATGGCGGCCCGCTCGGCGGCATGCCCCTTCGCCGGCTTCAGCACCACCTTGTTGCCCTCCCGCGTTGCCGGTCCGCCCTCCACGACCCGCTCCCGCAGATGCACCAGCACCTCGGGAATGTCGATGGCGACCGGACACACCTCGTAGCAGGCGCCGCACAGCGACGACGCGTACGGCAGGGAAGCGTCGATCTCGCTTTCCGTGCCCCGG
Coding sequences:
- a CDS encoding VOC family protein, which produces MDMKLEVVILPVGDVDRAKGFYVERLGWRLDADFPIDDGYRIVQVTPPGSECSIIFGEGLTQQEAGTLHGLQLTVTDILKAQEELASRGVEVSGPFRDETGAFHHAGDTRRVPGVHPERASYGTFAAFKDLDGNEWFLQEVTERAPGR
- a CDS encoding helix-turn-helix transcriptional regulator, which encodes MTARDGVGLGTTIRAWRERLSPSSVGLPSGPGRRAAGLRREELAERAGVSVDYVVRLEQGRATTPSAQVVASLANALQLTSAERDHLHRLAGLAPPDAGVVPDTIPPGVRRVLDRLGDVAVAVFAADWQMLRWNAGWAALLGDPSLAPPGLRNFALERFPVGPDPVRIALWPVLVRDGHTSDLAVVSDLRRAAGRFPHDARLAELIRLLIDGNETFARLWANGTVAAHREDRKRVEHPVAGAVEVDCDVLTDGDSELKIVILSAAPGGPDEAAFRFALDGGATAGAVGTAGAVGWGATGVSGPGRAR
- a CDS encoding SDR family NAD(P)-dependent oxidoreductase translates to MTTTFITGANKGLGHETARRLVALGHTVILGARDPGRGAAAADALGARFVRIDVTDDASVAAAAADVAAREGVVDVLINNAGVHGPYGDPGELTGADAWSVFDVNVFGVIRTTTAFLPLLRRSSDPVVVNVSSGMGSLAITHDPSRIESSVIAPLYTASKAAQTMLTTQYAKAFKDIRVNAADPGYTATDLNGHSGPQTVTEGTDAIVRLATEKPGAGTGRFIDRDGPVGRS
- a CDS encoding transcriptional regulator, encoding MTDEETLDAERDAILAALRPVADGIAATFGPVCEAVLHDYRHPENSVVAVAGSVTGRAVGGAMSEIGMRVLARGDQAEDELNYVTRTRSGKLVKASTMVLRDSTGAVFGALCVNVDVTAVGEAHALLGALAGLTDAGETPVTTFGNDLDSVVDTILDAHRIGPDRPWGGLDRAQRLDLFRGLDEHGVFAVRRAVEQVAARLGISRASAYSYLSQARAATDPTPAGGQA
- a CDS encoding threo-3-hydroxy-L-aspartate ammonia-lyase — protein: MTTTTPPVTLDDVRDAADRLKGVAHRTPVLRSHTLDSLVGAEVFLKCENFQRVGAFKFRGAYNAASRLTPEQLAKGIAAYSSGNHAQAVALAARELGSTAVIVMPEDAPTSKREATEGYGAEIVTYDRYTEDREAVARALADERGLALIPPYEHPHVMAGQGTAALELLEEVGELDELLVPVGGGGLIAGSATAAKGLHPGIRVLGVEPEAGDDTKRSLEAGERVSVPVPRTIADGQALTTPGELTFSVNRRLVDKIALVSDDEIRAAMRFAFERLKIVVEPSGATPLAALLAGRAGSLPRRVGVIVSGGNVDADRFARLCGRATQS
- a CDS encoding nuclear transport factor 2 family protein, yielding MAEHPHAQLVRKGYEAFSRGDMDTLRSMMTSDATHHVPGSHPLSGDCKGIDAILDYYRRLFEETAGTFEVELRGVLVDGRGHAVAMQHVSAQRGDKRMDEDGCLVFRIVGDKATDLDECVENLDRVDEFWS
- a CDS encoding cupin domain-containing protein, which gives rise to MIEIKAVEKPDERRDFPRGHLEAVHLTGLDFAVGTFEPGWRWTESVGPIAGTKSCEVHHNGYCVQGRMRVRMDDGAEQEVGPGDVFVLPPGHDAWVVGEEPCVVYDFAGQMATDYAKAKE
- a CDS encoding VWA domain-containing protein; its protein translation is MTAPGVAERLTSLVGALRAHGMRIGTGETVDAAQAMAALGLTDRELLREGLAATLLHGPAQRPVFDPVFDLYFPRGIGAPEAEPAGREDLRDRLAAALAADDRALLGQLAAEAVDGFGGYGNSPEAQGWSSYQALERLRPQTLLARVRESVRARDGASGFTDRLLEDELRRRIEVFRSMVAVEARRRVAERRDRDELARRAVATTPDRVDFLYAGKLQLAELRRTVQPLARKLATRLAARRRRAARGSIDLRRTLRGSLSTGGVPMKPVLRRRRPFRPELVLLCDVSGSVSGFSDFTMLLVQALHDQFSKVRVFAFVNRIDEVTGLLEHGTADPEGLGARIRAEATLTGWHGSSDYGVALGEFAERYGDAVGPRTTLFVLGDARTNMSDPNLAAVRQVAERARRVYWLNPEPRPQWGTGDSAAPEYAELVEMHECRNARQLGALIARLLPV
- a CDS encoding MoxR family ATPase translates to MFTSVDDVSARLAATGYLASPAVATTVFLADRLGKPLLVEGPAGVGKTELAKAVAEVAGARLVRLQCYEGVDESRALYEWNHAKQLLRISAGRDETWDEARTDIFSEEFLLTRPLLTAIRGDDPKVLLIDETDKADVEVEGLLLEVLSDFQVTVPELGTIAATRRPFVVLTSNASRELSEALRRRCLFLHIGFPDEELERRIVRLKVPDLDEALATSVVRVVGALRAMDLRKVPSVAETIDWARTLLALGADTLDETVVRDSLGVLLKHHDDVLKATAKLDLDAV
- a CDS encoding TetR/AcrR family transcriptional regulator, with product MATTEKASATEKASTKDRLLDAAAELFYRDGVSIGVEALCRTAGVSKRSMYQLFESKDEVLAASLERRAPGYSAQLMPGPEDAGTPRERILYVFEQVEKASVRPEYQGCPFLAALVELKDPEHPASRVARAAKQWLQDAFRIQAELGGAHDPEFLARQLMLVFDGASARAGARIETLDGLATATVRTLLDAAGVLE
- a CDS encoding MC/SLC25 family protein is translated as MGDRHGGLRRWRRRYREVLDGAEAEARPKGLRELVQPVDEVAYKLFRETYPEQHLHLQVALGAAQRTFDRRTRVCVQNALRCVVRTVLEDPRLADRPDPYLAAYLDQEVAEMRGWLRQDSVTAVSRGLNIGLAMGAAAGMALLVAPVLWGVPVLRVLGVTLDCANRWSLLGAFVAGGLGALGAVLSVLVRLRLSVEQLASRQTIGKERTIPPGRQLARSLRHEGVYRVYVGWILALAVYFLLSGGLVPVFELPATTAQICRAAHHAGSAAKGTDFWVFWCAVGFVSGFNERWAFGILGRDATHRNTKAGASQASARESEDT
- a CDS encoding lactate utilization protein C — encoded protein: MSSRDRILGRVRRALADVPSDDVPYEQAVQRDYLREHGGRSIEETVDLLADNLADYRAVVHRTTMDELADVIGRLLSERGSNSVLVPSGLDAGWLGGTDAERVADRAESSPGELDALDSVVTGCAVAIAETGTIVLDGSPDQGRRRITLVPDHHICVVRVPEQVVPSVPQALERLDPTRPLTWISGPSATSDIELDRVEGVHGPRTLEVVLVSGPPEARG